A region of Paenibacillus sp. JNUCC-31 DNA encodes the following proteins:
- the ymfI gene encoding elongation factor P 5-aminopentanone reductase, with translation MERGTGQLKPIGEMTVLVTGASGGIGAAIAERFAKVGMNVVIHYMKSHEAANEAARRCMEQGSGKVMTVSADLRSREQIERMREKLESHELMPDILVNNAGISHYGMLSDVTEEIWDEVMAINLKGMFMCTQEMMPHMISQRYGRIINVSSIWGLSGASCEVLYSTTKGGVNAFTKALAKELAPSGVTVNAVAPGAVQTSMLNHLDQSELKMLEEEIPAGRLAQPDEISSLVYFLALPESGYINGQIISPNGGWLT, from the coding sequence ATGGAGAGGGGAACGGGACAATTGAAGCCAATTGGGGAAATGACAGTACTTGTGACGGGCGCGAGTGGAGGCATTGGAGCAGCCATTGCTGAGCGCTTTGCGAAGGTAGGCATGAATGTAGTCATCCACTATATGAAATCGCATGAAGCAGCCAATGAGGCAGCGAGAAGATGCATGGAACAAGGCAGCGGTAAAGTGATGACGGTGTCCGCTGATCTGCGCAGTCGGGAACAAATTGAACGTATGCGTGAGAAGCTGGAATCCCATGAGCTCATGCCGGATATTCTGGTAAACAATGCGGGAATTTCACATTATGGGATGCTGTCTGATGTTACGGAAGAAATTTGGGATGAAGTGATGGCGATCAACCTGAAAGGCATGTTCATGTGTACACAGGAAATGATGCCACACATGATCTCCCAAAGATACGGTCGAATCATTAATGTTTCATCAATCTGGGGGTTGTCTGGTGCTTCCTGTGAAGTGCTGTACTCTACGACCAAGGGCGGTGTAAATGCATTCACCAAAGCTCTTGCCAAAGAGCTGGCTCCGTCTGGTGTAACGGTAAATGCTGTTGCTCCCGGTGCAGTCCAGACGTCCATGTTGAACCATTTGGATCAAAGTGAACTAAAAATGCTGGAAGAGGAAATTCCGGCAGGAAGACTAGCCCAGCCTGATGAAATATCTTCACTGGTTTACTTTCTTGCACTGCCCGAGTCCGGGTACATTAATGGCCAGATCATAAGCCCAAATGGTGGTTGGCTCACTTAA
- a CDS encoding DUF3388 domain-containing protein has product MESKQWYMEYKIHKNRPGLLGDIASMLGMLEVNILTINGVEGKTRGMLLESDDDEKIRLLGEMLGKVNSITVSALRQPKLVDILAVRHGRYIDRDSDDRKTFRFTRDELGLLVDFLGEVFKREGNQVIGLRGMPRVGKTESIIAGSVCAMKRWTFVSSTLLRQTIRSQLSEDELNPNNVFIIDGIVSTIRSSERHYNLLQDIMTMPSTKVIEHPDIFVQESEYDFNDFDIIIELRNNPNEEIIYDTFTGSYTDEL; this is encoded by the coding sequence ATGGAATCTAAACAATGGTATATGGAATATAAAATACATAAGAACAGACCCGGTCTGTTAGGGGATATTGCCTCTATGCTGGGGATGCTTGAAGTGAATATATTGACCATTAACGGTGTTGAGGGCAAAACCCGGGGAATGCTGCTGGAATCGGATGATGATGAGAAGATCCGTCTGCTGGGTGAAATGCTCGGCAAAGTGAACAGCATAACCGTGTCTGCTTTGCGCCAACCAAAACTGGTAGATATTTTGGCTGTTCGGCATGGTCGCTATATTGACCGTGATTCGGACGACCGCAAGACATTCCGTTTTACACGGGACGAACTTGGGTTACTTGTGGACTTTTTGGGTGAAGTATTTAAAAGGGAAGGCAATCAGGTAATCGGATTGCGGGGAATGCCGCGTGTCGGCAAAACGGAATCCATTATTGCGGGTAGCGTATGTGCGATGAAACGCTGGACATTTGTTTCTTCCACACTACTTCGTCAGACCATTAGGAGCCAACTATCCGAGGACGAATTGAACCCAAACAATGTGTTTATCATTGATGGAATTGTTAGTACCATTCGTTCAAGTGAACGGCATTATAATCTGTTACAGGATATTATGACGATGCCTAGTACCAAAGTCATTGAACATCCGGATATTTTTGTCCAGGAGTCCGAATATGATTTTAACGACTTTGACATTATTATCGAACTTCGCAACAATCCAAATGAAGAAATTATTTATGATACGTTTACGGGTAGCTACACCGACGAACTGTAA
- a CDS encoding DUF3243 domain-containing protein codes for MSTEKTVLSSFDTWKKFLGDRVKQAEKMGMNEETINKLAYEIGDFLDEKVDPANHSNRALKELWDVGDADERRTIACLMVKLAKQNA; via the coding sequence ATGTCAACAGAAAAAACAGTGCTCTCAAGTTTTGACACATGGAAGAAGTTTTTGGGTGACCGCGTAAAGCAAGCAGAAAAGATGGGGATGAATGAAGAAACCATCAACAAACTTGCATACGAAATCGGTGACTTCCTGGATGAGAAAGTCGATCCGGCGAACCATTCCAACCGGGCATTGAAAGAATTATGGGATGTCGGCGATGCAGATGAGCGTCGTACGATTGCGTGCCTGATGGTCAAATTGGCCAAACAAAACGCATAA